One Ignavibacterium sp. DNA segment encodes these proteins:
- a CDS encoding NAAT family transporter yields MDSLLQFSLLAFTSLFTMINPLGVIPVYNTLTEGMTSKQAAAIAFKATSTALIVLLLFTFGGNMIFNIFNISVNGLKIVGGILFFYSGYDMLRGKLTRITSDNEKNEEAIKNFAIAPLGIPMITGPGVITISIVLMNDAPDFTHKSLLIVSILFVMGITHIILLSSRRILGFLGESGNKVLTRIMGLIVMVIAVELFFRGLKPIIQDILNIH; encoded by the coding sequence ATGGATTCACTCTTACAATTTTCATTACTTGCATTTACTTCTCTATTTACAATGATCAATCCATTGGGTGTTATTCCTGTTTATAATACACTAACCGAAGGTATGACATCAAAACAAGCTGCTGCAATAGCATTTAAAGCTACATCAACTGCACTGATTGTTCTTTTGCTCTTCACATTCGGGGGAAATATGATTTTCAATATTTTCAATATATCTGTTAATGGACTTAAAATTGTCGGCGGAATTCTGTTTTTCTATTCAGGCTATGATATGTTGAGAGGTAAACTTACACGTATAACTTCTGATAATGAAAAAAATGAAGAAGCTATAAAAAATTTTGCAATAGCTCCGCTTGGAATACCGATGATTACTGGTCCGGGAGTTATTACTATTTCTATCGTTTTAATGAATGATGCACCTGACTTTACTCATAAATCATTGCTGATTGTATCAATTTTATTTGTTATGGGCATAACACATATTATACTTTTAAGCTCTAGAAGAATTTTAGGTTTTCTTGGAGAAAGCGGCAATAAAGTACTAACCAGAATAATGGGACTGATTGTTATGGTTATAGCAGTCGAACTGTTCTTCAGAGGATTAAAACCAATTATTCAGGATATTCTGAACATTCACTAA
- a CDS encoding OsmC family protein produces the protein MAVKKAFVKQLQGITFTGKTDSNHWITMDGPENFYGSNAGIRPKELILLSLAGCTGSDVIAILQKKKVKLDNLEINITAEQQETHPQVYTKIHIEFLFYGKDIAEKDVERAIELSQNTYCSVTAMLQKSVEITHSYKIIKSE, from the coding sequence ATGGCAGTTAAAAAAGCATTCGTAAAACAATTACAAGGAATCACATTTACAGGAAAAACTGATTCAAATCATTGGATAACAATGGATGGACCTGAAAATTTTTATGGCAGCAATGCAGGTATTCGTCCAAAGGAATTAATTTTACTAAGCCTTGCCGGCTGCACTGGTAGTGATGTAATTGCAATCCTGCAAAAGAAAAAAGTTAAGTTAGATAATCTTGAAATTAATATTACAGCAGAGCAGCAGGAAACTCATCCTCAGGTTTACACAAAAATACACATCGAATTTTTATTTTATGGAAAAGATATAGCCGAAAAAGATGTTGAAAGGGCAATAGAGTTATCTCAGAATACTTATTGCAGCGTAACTGCAATGCTTCAGAAATCTGTAGAAATAACTCATAGTTATAAAATCATCAAAAGTGAATAG
- a CDS encoding VOC family protein: protein MADHLIAHCEIPTTDLNKSKEFYQKVLGWDFRPFGHDYLLFNNHKGTMVGLRRVDEVIKGDSTIFHVNIPDIESILKKAKENGGAVKRTRTVIPAMGWYALFNDSEGNTIGLYQKS from the coding sequence ATGGCAGATCATTTAATCGCACATTGCGAAATTCCTACAACAGATTTAAATAAATCCAAAGAGTTTTATCAGAAAGTACTTGGGTGGGATTTCAGACCATTCGGTCATGATTATTTACTTTTTAATAATCATAAGGGAACAATGGTAGGATTAAGAAGAGTTGATGAAGTTATTAAGGGAGATTCAACAATTTTTCACGTCAACATTCCGGATATTGAATCAATACTGAAAAAAGCAAAAGAAAACGGCGGAGCTGTTAAAAGAACCAGAACAGTTATTCCTGCAATGGGCTGGTATGCATTGTTTAATGATTCTGAAGGAAATACAATAGGTTTATATCAGAAAAGCTGA
- a CDS encoding hydrolase, whose amino-acid sequence MRRNPIILKKETTALLIIDLQERILPVIRNYESVLENTVKLIKGFKAMQLPIYFTEQYPKGLGPTSAKILEELSGYTAYQKMSFSCSGAENLFEEFYKNKLSQIVVCGVESHVCVQQTVLDLIANDFQVDLAADAASSRKEIDYQIALDRMRTLGAEITTTESILFELLEVCGTPVFKEVSKIVK is encoded by the coding sequence ATGAGAAGAAATCCAATTATACTTAAAAAAGAAACTACTGCACTTCTGATTATTGATTTGCAGGAACGCATTCTTCCTGTTATCAGAAATTATGAATCAGTATTAGAAAATACAGTTAAGCTGATTAAGGGTTTTAAAGCAATGCAATTACCTATTTATTTTACTGAACAGTATCCAAAAGGTTTGGGTCCAACTTCTGCCAAAATTTTGGAAGAACTTTCTGGTTATACGGCTTATCAAAAAATGAGTTTTAGCTGTTCAGGTGCCGAAAATCTTTTCGAAGAATTTTATAAAAATAAATTAAGCCAAATAGTTGTTTGCGGAGTAGAATCTCATGTTTGCGTTCAGCAAACTGTATTAGATTTAATTGCTAATGATTTTCAGGTTGATCTTGCGGCAGATGCTGCTTCTTCACGCAAAGAAATTGATTACCAAATTGCTCTGGACAGAATGCGGACACTTGGTGCTGAAATTACAACCACAGAATCAATTTTGTTTGAACTTCTCGAAGTTTGCGGAACCCCGGTATTTAAAGAGGTTTCGAAAATTGTTAAATAA
- a CDS encoding ATP-grasp domain-containing protein → MKEKKIKVLVLYNEAHPEFYQKPTKPAPELDFKLYFEVETLTPMEEYEIIVKKLRRVGFDAYALNIKDDLSVFLNEVNNSQPDVIFNFVEIFKEKPRLEMNFVGLYELLGIPYTGAPAITLANCQSKFLTKKLLNYYGIKTAEFHLFKKIPEKLNVEVKYPVIVKPAYEDASVGIENESIVYNNEALLKRIEYIFKHFNQPALIEEFIEGREFNVSVMGDLKPKVLPISEIDFSKMPDHLHNIVSYQAKWDPHHESYHKTIPICPAKISKSLEEKLKHTAISAFKIMGTRDYARVDMRVTSDEEVYVLEVNPNPDLTEGAGFMRSAHAAGLSYSQALKKIVMLAYERGKGAK, encoded by the coding sequence ATGAAAGAGAAAAAAATTAAAGTTCTTGTTCTTTACAACGAAGCTCACCCCGAGTTTTACCAGAAACCAACAAAACCAGCCCCAGAGCTTGATTTTAAGTTGTATTTTGAGGTTGAGACATTAACCCCGATGGAAGAGTATGAGATTATAGTTAAAAAGCTAAGAAGAGTTGGTTTTGATGCCTATGCATTAAATATCAAAGATGATTTATCAGTCTTTTTGAATGAGGTAAATAACAGCCAACCGGATGTAATTTTTAATTTTGTCGAAATATTTAAAGAGAAACCCCGTTTAGAAATGAATTTTGTCGGTCTTTATGAGCTGTTAGGCATCCCTTATACTGGCGCACCTGCAATAACCCTTGCAAATTGCCAAAGTAAATTTCTTACTAAAAAACTGCTTAACTATTATGGGATTAAAACCGCAGAATTTCATTTGTTTAAGAAAATTCCTGAAAAGCTAAATGTTGAAGTCAAATATCCTGTAATAGTAAAACCAGCTTACGAAGATGCAAGTGTCGGAATTGAAAATGAATCTATTGTTTATAACAATGAAGCACTGTTAAAAAGAATTGAATATATCTTTAAGCATTTTAATCAACCTGCATTGATAGAAGAATTTATTGAAGGAAGAGAGTTTAATGTTTCTGTTATGGGTGATCTTAAACCAAAAGTTTTACCGATAAGTGAAATTGATTTTAGTAAAATGCCGGATCATCTGCACAACATTGTAAGCTACCAGGCAAAGTGGGATCCGCACCATGAATCATATCATAAAACAATTCCAATTTGTCCGGCAAAAATTTCTAAAAGTTTGGAAGAAAAACTTAAACACACAGCAATCTCTGCTTTTAAGATTATGGGTACAAGAGATTATGCACGAGTTGATATGCGTGTAACAAGCGATGAAGAAGTATATGTTCTTGAAGTAAATCCAAATCCTGATTTAACAGAAGGTGCAGGGTTTATGCGCTCTGCACACGCTGCAGGATTAAGCTACTCACAGGCATTAAAAAAAATTGTTATGCTGGCTTATGAAAGAGGGAAGGGAGCGAAGTAA
- a CDS encoding T9SS type A sorting domain-containing protein, with the protein MKKQLFYFLIVFILSTNILLHSQQQVKIPWPTLADSPWPTLRGDMQGTGRSEYIGPRTNNVIWKKDMPLGVIYGPLIGYDNNLYMGSRALSLDTVNYFYCLDKNGNNNWIFETETYLANNVGPLLGSDSSVIFGGAHEKLYKVDFYGNEKWYVSRLPIGVINFTQSIDRLGNIYIPTNDTIFVISPVGNIVKKIPWFGIYWRGICFSPSGDTMYFKDENKQVGWAGALKSTNLDGNINWSFNPGIINWGLPLIDNQNNIYILGRDTVLSQNFLFAVSSSGNIKWKYEIVGFNKYTAPTIDKNGNIIFHAFIDGTREYQTAIISLDYNGNENWTTILDFEKDTYQNWIDHELVCDAEGKVYFGTSIASYFGCIDTDGTILWILDMGDLEYDSCPAIGSDGTLYIGAHISSTFPYHTQNLIAVKDSPNSVSDYAVVTEYYLYQNYPNPFNPSTIIKYSLKDEGKVSIKIFNSLGEEVRTLVNEIKPSGNYEVEFNASDLSSGIYFYLMQADNFVSSKKMIVIK; encoded by the coding sequence ATGAAAAAACAATTATTTTATTTTTTAATAGTATTTATTTTATCAACAAATATATTACTACATAGTCAACAGCAAGTTAAAATTCCTTGGCCTACTTTAGCCGATTCACCCTGGCCCACACTGCGTGGAGATATGCAAGGTACAGGCAGATCAGAATACATTGGACCCAGAACAAATAATGTTATCTGGAAAAAAGATATGCCTCTTGGTGTAATATATGGGCCACTTATTGGTTATGATAATAATTTATATATGGGTTCAAGAGCGTTATCATTGGATACGGTAAATTATTTTTACTGCCTTGATAAAAACGGAAATAATAATTGGATATTTGAAACTGAAACTTACTTAGCAAATAATGTTGGACCTTTGCTTGGTAGTGATTCATCTGTGATATTTGGCGGAGCACACGAAAAATTATACAAAGTAGATTTTTATGGTAATGAAAAATGGTATGTTTCCCGACTTCCTATCGGTGTAATAAATTTTACTCAATCAATAGACAGATTAGGGAATATTTATATTCCCACAAATGATACAATATTTGTTATTTCTCCAGTGGGTAACATAGTAAAAAAAATTCCGTGGTTTGGAATTTATTGGAGAGGAATTTGTTTTTCTCCTTCAGGCGATACAATGTATTTTAAGGATGAGAACAAACAAGTTGGATGGGCTGGCGCATTAAAATCTACTAATTTAGATGGAAATATAAACTGGAGTTTTAATCCGGGCATTATTAATTGGGGTTTACCACTTATTGATAATCAAAATAATATCTATATCTTAGGCAGAGATACAGTATTAAGCCAAAACTTTTTATTTGCAGTTTCTTCTTCAGGTAATATTAAATGGAAATATGAAATCGTAGGATTTAATAAATACACAGCTCCAACAATAGATAAAAATGGAAATATCATATTTCATGCATTTATTGATGGAACCCGGGAGTATCAAACTGCAATTATATCCCTTGATTACAACGGTAATGAAAACTGGACAACTATTTTAGATTTTGAAAAAGATACATATCAAAATTGGATTGATCACGAATTGGTATGTGACGCGGAAGGAAAAGTCTATTTTGGTACAAGTATAGCTTCATACTTTGGCTGTATTGATACAGATGGAACAATTCTTTGGATATTGGATATGGGAGATTTAGAATATGATTCGTGTCCAGCTATAGGTTCAGATGGAACATTGTATATTGGTGCGCATATAAGTTCAACATTTCCATATCACACTCAAAATCTAATTGCAGTAAAAGATAGTCCTAATTCAGTCTCGGATTATGCAGTAGTTACTGAATATTATCTCTATCAAAACTATCCTAATCCATTTAATCCAAGTACGATTATAAAGTATTCATTAAAAGACGAAGGAAAGGTTTCAATAAAAATATTTAATTCTCTTGGTGAAGAAGTAAGAACATTAGTAAATGAGATAAAACCATCAGGAAATTATGAAGTAGAATTTAACGCAAGCGATTTATCAAGCGGAATTTATTTTTACTTAATGCAAGCTGATAATTTTGTTTCTTCTAAGAAGATGATAGTAATTAAATAG
- a CDS encoding DUF6580 family putative transport protein, with product MTNQMEKSTSNFWVITLMISIAAFVRLLPHPPNFAPIAAMALFGGAHYNKKAFAFAIPLLAILFTDAIIGFYPFAFIVYISLAVIVLLGVVMLKKVSVKNVLLASLTASVSFFVITNFGVWALGTLYPRTAAGLMESYIAAIPFFQNSLIGDLFFSGVMFGVYELIKHKVPALQKVKA from the coding sequence ATGACTAACCAAATGGAAAAGAGCACATCAAACTTTTGGGTAATTACACTGATGATTAGCATCGCAGCATTTGTACGATTACTTCCACATCCGCCGAACTTTGCACCAATTGCAGCTATGGCTTTATTTGGAGGCGCACATTATAATAAAAAAGCATTTGCGTTTGCTATTCCATTATTAGCAATTCTTTTTACTGATGCAATAATTGGATTTTATCCTTTTGCATTTATCGTTTATATAAGCCTTGCAGTAATTGTATTACTTGGAGTTGTAATGCTTAAAAAGGTTTCTGTAAAAAATGTTTTGCTTGCTTCACTTACAGCTTCAGTCAGCTTCTTTGTAATTACTAACTTTGGTGTTTGGGCACTTGGTACTTTATATCCAAGAACCGCAGCAGGCTTAATGGAAAGCTACATCGCAGCAATTCCATTTTTCCAGAATTCACTTATTGGTGATTTATTCTTTAGCGGTGTAATGTTTGGCGTTTATGAACTTATAAAACACAAAGTACCAGCACTACAAAAAGTAAAAGCTTAG
- a CDS encoding cysteine-rich CWC family protein: MLNSTKYEIKHCPKCGKSFECKPGNITQCQCFAVQLNNAEMMFIKEIYDDCLCADCIIKMKQLYKEKQILDYYSSIKHDNQ, translated from the coding sequence ATGTTAAATAGCACTAAGTACGAGATAAAGCATTGCCCCAAGTGCGGAAAATCATTTGAATGCAAACCCGGAAACATAACTCAGTGTCAATGTTTTGCAGTTCAACTTAACAATGCAGAGATGATGTTTATTAAGGAAATCTATGACGATTGCCTGTGCGCTGATTGTATTATTAAAATGAAACAATTGTATAAAGAAAAACAAATACTTGATTATTATTCATCAATTAAGCACGATAATCAATAA
- a CDS encoding T9SS type A sorting domain-containing protein has product MKNLLTFVLYILIAFSLNAQQLSKVYVLSEGGFSTGSSMLSLYDNQSSNFIQSIFSPGNIGLYPDGLVYHEGYLYLTEQGSYGSSGKIYKLDTLGTVISSATVGTNPYSLAITNDKIYLTNGSVGNVSVLNLNDFSFVKNITVGVYPQEIIAHNNKVFVANTSVWGGGSDSTVSVIDPAVDSVIATITVKKDPSSFAISNDGYLLIGCPGDETEGKIFKIDVSTYQEVENYSVSFYGFGKDIFVDKNSNNIFFISYLNDIVKFDLTNTNASVVLSSVYPNNYYYGYAFDYVTKQHFVLDAKNFILNGTLSILDSSYTVKGTYQASVAPRRLLFKYNTQPSSIDDNFIATSFLLNQNYPNPFNPTTKISWQMPVSGQTSLKIYDVLGNEITKLVDEFKSAGNYSVDFNASSLSSGVYIYILSITNGNQEFISSRKMTLIK; this is encoded by the coding sequence ATGAAGAATCTTTTAACGTTCGTTTTGTATATTTTGATTGCATTTAGTTTAAATGCTCAGCAATTGAGTAAAGTTTATGTGCTTTCAGAAGGTGGCTTTAGTACCGGCTCATCAATGTTATCTCTATATGATAACCAATCGAGTAATTTTATACAAAGCATATTTTCACCGGGTAATATTGGCTTGTATCCTGATGGACTGGTTTATCATGAAGGTTATCTTTACTTAACTGAGCAAGGCAGTTATGGAAGCAGCGGAAAAATATATAAACTTGATACACTTGGGACAGTTATAAGTTCTGCAACAGTCGGAACAAATCCTTACTCTCTTGCAATAACCAATGATAAAATTTATTTAACCAACGGATCAGTGGGTAATGTTTCTGTTTTAAATCTTAATGATTTTTCTTTTGTTAAAAACATTACTGTAGGAGTTTATCCACAAGAAATAATAGCCCACAATAATAAAGTTTTTGTTGCAAATACAAGTGTTTGGGGCGGAGGTTCCGATTCCACAGTTTCAGTTATCGATCCTGCAGTTGATTCTGTTATTGCAACAATTACAGTTAAAAAAGATCCATCATCATTTGCGATTTCGAATGATGGTTACTTATTGATCGGCTGTCCTGGAGATGAAACAGAAGGCAAAATATTTAAAATAGATGTTTCAACATACCAGGAAGTTGAAAACTACAGCGTTTCTTTTTATGGATTCGGCAAAGATATTTTTGTAGATAAAAACAGTAACAATATTTTCTTCATTTCATATCTGAATGATATTGTAAAATTTGACTTAACCAACACTAATGCTTCCGTTGTACTATCATCTGTATATCCAAACAATTATTATTATGGCTATGCATTTGATTATGTAACCAAACAACACTTTGTACTGGATGCAAAAAACTTTATTCTTAATGGAACTCTCAGTATTCTCGATAGTTCTTACACAGTAAAAGGAACATATCAAGCAAGTGTTGCACCAAGAAGATTACTATTTAAATATAACACTCAACCTTCATCAATTGATGATAATTTTATTGCAACTTCATTTTTGCTAAATCAAAACTATCCTAATCCGTTTAATCCAACTACCAAGATTAGCTGGCAAATGCCTGTAAGCGGACAAACATCTCTAAAAATTTATGATGTACTTGGAAATGAAATTACAAAGTTAGTAGATGAGTTTAAATCTGCAGGAAATTATTCAGTTGATTTTAATGCAAGCAGTTTATCAAGTGGTGTTTACATTTACATTCTCAGTATTACAAATGGTAACCAGGAATTTATATCCTCAAGGAAGATGACGCTTATTAAATAA